The following proteins are co-located in the Streptomyces kaniharaensis genome:
- a CDS encoding LAETG motif-containing sortase-dependent surface protein, giving the protein MTAADVAALPGMADAKVGQNIPRNERAQLPVAGPLVDTGSSSATPVIAGVGAGVLLLGTATVVVVRCRKGITAA; this is encoded by the coding sequence GTGACCGCCGCCGACGTGGCGGCTCTCCCGGGCATGGCCGACGCCAAGGTCGGCCAGAACATCCCGCGCAACGAACGCGCCCAGCTGCCCGTCGCCGGCCCCCTCGTCGACACCGGCTCCTCCTCGGCGACTCCGGTGATTGCGGGCGTCGGCGCGGGCGTCCTATTGCTGGGCACCGCTACCGTCGTGGTCGTCCGCTGCCGCAAGGGCATCACTGCGGCGTAA
- a CDS encoding ParB N-terminal domain-containing protein, with product MAGRRVSFASMAADPVVDAPGVDKAPDTPARWIPTANCLPNPHNPRHDLGDLSDLASIKDRQLQSCLAVTPDAYLRLWPEDRAQLGAGPQDVVIVNGNRRRAAAALYGREQLLVVVDDSVAESKATLLRAALDENMARKDFDPIEEANAVLLIVVQYSTAKEAAEAEGWSQSWISHRKNLLKLHPQLQRQVRAKARGEEGISINVARRLGSVKGIEDMSLAEQTEQLEQLLQADADAVVARRAAKAEARAAASGAAAHPEPQTPTAAPVPQPPAPAASPRPSSEPAPSTSRFSAENSEPRPMPEQRAEPSPAVPPAAQPTVTPGKTLAAVDWHDVEELAEAICRTLSADEAHRLADALANRLLTLPS from the coding sequence ATGGCCGGCCGTCGCGTCTCCTTCGCATCGATGGCCGCCGACCCGGTCGTCGACGCCCCGGGCGTGGACAAAGCCCCGGATACCCCGGCCCGGTGGATCCCCACGGCGAACTGCCTCCCCAACCCGCACAACCCCCGCCACGACCTGGGTGACCTCTCCGACCTGGCCAGCATCAAGGACCGCCAGCTGCAGAGCTGCCTCGCCGTCACCCCAGACGCCTACCTCCGCCTCTGGCCGGAGGACCGGGCACAGCTCGGCGCGGGGCCGCAGGACGTGGTCATCGTCAACGGCAACCGTCGCCGGGCCGCTGCCGCGCTGTACGGGCGTGAGCAGCTGCTCGTCGTCGTCGACGACTCGGTGGCCGAGTCCAAGGCGACCCTGCTGCGGGCGGCGCTCGACGAGAACATGGCGCGCAAGGACTTCGACCCGATCGAGGAAGCCAACGCGGTCCTGCTCATCGTGGTGCAGTACAGCACCGCCAAGGAGGCCGCCGAGGCCGAGGGCTGGTCCCAGAGCTGGATCTCCCACCGGAAGAACCTGCTGAAGCTCCACCCTCAGCTCCAGCGGCAGGTCCGGGCCAAGGCACGCGGCGAGGAGGGCATCTCCATCAACGTCGCCCGCCGCCTGGGTTCGGTGAAGGGCATCGAGGACATGTCCCTGGCCGAACAGACCGAGCAGCTGGAACAGCTTCTCCAGGCTGACGCTGACGCCGTCGTGGCCAGGCGCGCAGCGAAGGCGGAGGCTCGGGCGGCAGCCAGCGGTGCGGCTGCGCACCCAGAGCCGCAGACACCCACGGCCGCTCCTGTGCCGCAGCCGCCGGCACCGGCCGCGTCTCCGCGCCCAAGCTCTGAACCGGCTCCGAGCACCAGCCGATTTTCTGCGGAAAATTCCGAGCCCCGCCCGATGCCCGAACAGCGGGCGGAACCGTCACCGGCGGTCCCACCGGCAGCCCAGCCAACGGTCACCCCCGGCAAGACCCTGGCCGCTGTGGACTGGCACGACGTCGAAGAACTGGCGGAAGCGATCTGCCGCACCCTCTCGGCCGACGAGGCCCATCGCCTCGCCGACGCCCTGGCCAACCGGCTGCTGACGCTCCCGAGCTGA